Proteins from one Myxococcus stipitatus genomic window:
- a CDS encoding alpha/beta fold hydrolase produces the protein MNRTVLTRNNVQLVGGGDDIVVFAHGFGTNQTVWKNQVRELEASHRIVLFDHVGAPGSDLEAYSPHRYSSLESYASDLVEVLDAVGARDVFYVGHSMSAMIGLVAGVMRPELFRSMFFIGGSPRYLNAPSYVGGFERHEIDALYETVEQHFEAWASGFAKAAMGPSATREHADTFAESLMALRPDIAIGLVRIIFESDFREQVPHLTIPTCVVQPLDDFAVPTSVGEYLARTVRQGRIEYVPNQGHLPHVTAPRELNAVLSRAIAES, from the coding sequence ATGAACCGGACGGTCCTCACCCGAAACAACGTACAGCTCGTTGGCGGAGGAGACGACATCGTCGTCTTCGCCCACGGCTTCGGTACCAACCAGACGGTGTGGAAGAACCAGGTGCGCGAGCTGGAGGCCTCGCACCGCATCGTCCTCTTCGACCACGTGGGAGCGCCGGGCTCCGACCTGGAGGCCTACAGCCCCCACCGCTACTCGAGCCTGGAGAGCTATGCCTCGGACCTCGTCGAGGTGCTCGACGCGGTCGGGGCCCGGGACGTCTTCTACGTCGGGCATTCGATGAGCGCCATGATTGGCCTGGTCGCGGGCGTCATGAGGCCGGAGCTGTTCCGGTCCATGTTCTTCATCGGCGGGTCGCCCCGCTACCTGAACGCGCCCAGCTACGTGGGCGGCTTCGAACGACACGAAATCGACGCGCTGTACGAGACGGTGGAGCAGCACTTCGAGGCCTGGGCGAGCGGCTTCGCGAAGGCGGCGATGGGGCCCTCCGCCACGCGCGAGCACGCGGACACGTTCGCGGAGTCGTTGATGGCCCTGCGGCCCGACATCGCCATCGGGCTGGTGCGCATCATCTTCGAGTCCGACTTCCGCGAGCAGGTCCCCCACCTCACCATCCCGACGTGCGTCGTCCAGCCCCTCGACGACTTCGCCGTGCCCACCAGCGTGGGCGAGTACCTGGCGAGGACCGTGCGCCAGGGGCGCATCGAGTACGTCCCCAACCAGGGGCACCTGCCCCACGTGACGGCGCCGAGGGAGCTCAACGCGGTCCTCTCGCGGGCCATCGCGGAGTCATGA
- a CDS encoding hybrid sensor histidine kinase/response regulator — MKAWETATSDADELPGLAPQTPAMTDLMVSVVRALAVRDGAQLERVLETVRRHCGAQLAVSLRRIDAVTVIELAGAPAQRPRLAHLGDVLFRGALGGAEWRFFDPEPRNTELPEALRGAVALLPWQSIDERRGGILLVREGHQPFSHAERTALQALAGLLVTTARERDLEGATEVLRARVDAISHALPCGLVFVEQNRLETWVNRPGALLLGLSEGQVPAHLLAPAMAALRARATNREQIDAWMALLFDVNPPELRDMLWRFDSPHRVLSVSCVPARRGAARGRLWAFLDVTEAQEALAAMAEKNTALAAARAEADAANAAKSSFLANMSHEIRTPMNGVLGMAQLLRETGLTEEQRECVEVIHTSGDALLRLINDLLDFSKIEAGAFELDSQPFSLRRLLKECLALLSPQAAARGLYLQHQVDADARDALLGDKMRLRQVLVNLVGNALKFTHDGGVTVHVSRGAPPADARAAEPLRIRIRDTGIGIPAERMDRLFRSFSQVDASTSRHYGGTGLGLAISLRLAQLMGGTIHVESTPGQGSTFTLEVLLAEGPPIQGHAPPELDVTLGSRHPLRVLLVEDNPINQKVGLRLFRKLGYEARVVGNGLEALNTLEREPHDVVFMDVHMPHMDGLEATRHVREAPERYGRPRIVAMTASAIREDQERCRQAGMDDFVTKPVDAFVLVAALERASGHRDTREPPASSSAHPDAPPSTPVLDRSALEKLEMLTGGERQELGALVRDFLRNAGRHLESFQGAVEARDTAGLARHAHSLRSSAALFGASRLARACEHLEELAQREPMEKLTGKVASALRDHEEARLALEAAVPEARAPGAEPPRG; from the coding sequence ATGAAGGCATGGGAGACGGCGACCTCGGACGCCGACGAGCTCCCTGGACTGGCTCCGCAGACGCCCGCGATGACGGACCTGATGGTCTCCGTGGTACGGGCCCTCGCGGTCCGCGATGGCGCGCAGCTGGAGCGCGTGCTGGAGACGGTGCGCCGCCACTGCGGCGCGCAGCTCGCCGTGAGCCTGCGCCGCATCGACGCCGTCACGGTCATCGAGCTGGCCGGCGCGCCGGCCCAGAGGCCCCGGCTGGCGCACCTGGGCGACGTGCTCTTCCGGGGCGCGCTGGGCGGCGCGGAGTGGCGCTTCTTCGACCCCGAGCCCCGCAACACCGAGCTGCCAGAGGCGCTCCGGGGCGCGGTGGCCCTGCTGCCCTGGCAGTCCATCGACGAGCGCCGGGGCGGCATCCTCCTGGTGCGCGAGGGCCACCAGCCCTTCTCCCACGCGGAGCGCACCGCCCTCCAGGCCCTGGCGGGGTTGCTCGTCACCACCGCGCGCGAGCGCGACCTGGAGGGCGCCACGGAGGTGCTGCGCGCGCGCGTGGACGCCATCTCCCACGCGCTCCCGTGCGGCCTCGTCTTCGTGGAACAGAACCGCCTGGAGACCTGGGTCAACCGCCCGGGCGCGCTGCTGCTCGGGCTGTCGGAGGGCCAGGTGCCCGCGCACCTGCTGGCCCCGGCCATGGCCGCCCTGCGCGCCCGCGCGACGAACCGGGAGCAGATCGACGCGTGGATGGCGCTGCTGTTCGACGTCAACCCGCCGGAGCTGCGAGACATGCTGTGGCGCTTCGACTCGCCCCACCGCGTCCTGTCCGTGTCGTGCGTCCCGGCGCGGCGGGGCGCGGCGCGCGGACGGCTGTGGGCCTTCCTCGACGTCACGGAGGCCCAGGAGGCGCTGGCCGCCATGGCGGAGAAGAACACCGCCCTGGCCGCGGCCCGCGCGGAGGCGGACGCAGCCAACGCGGCCAAGTCCAGCTTCCTGGCCAACATGAGCCATGAAATCCGCACCCCCATGAACGGCGTGCTCGGCATGGCGCAGCTGCTGCGGGAGACGGGCCTCACCGAGGAGCAGCGCGAGTGCGTCGAGGTCATCCACACCAGCGGCGACGCGCTCCTGCGCCTCATCAACGACCTGCTCGACTTCTCGAAGATAGAGGCCGGCGCGTTCGAGCTCGACAGCCAGCCCTTCTCCCTGCGGCGGCTGCTCAAGGAGTGCCTGGCGTTGCTGTCGCCGCAGGCGGCGGCGCGGGGGCTGTACCTGCAGCACCAGGTGGACGCGGACGCGCGGGACGCGCTGCTGGGGGACAAGATGCGCCTGCGCCAGGTGCTGGTGAACCTGGTGGGCAACGCCCTCAAGTTCACGCACGACGGCGGCGTGACCGTCCACGTGTCGCGGGGCGCGCCCCCCGCCGACGCGCGCGCCGCCGAGCCCCTGCGCATCCGCATCCGCGACACCGGCATCGGCATCCCCGCGGAGCGGATGGACCGGCTGTTCCGCTCCTTCAGCCAGGTGGACGCCTCCACCAGCCGCCACTATGGCGGCACGGGCCTGGGGCTCGCCATCAGCCTGCGGCTGGCACAGCTGATGGGCGGCACCATCCACGTGGAGAGCACCCCGGGCCAGGGTTCGACCTTCACGCTGGAGGTGCTGCTGGCGGAGGGACCTCCCATCCAGGGCCACGCCCCGCCGGAGCTGGACGTCACCCTGGGCTCCCGCCACCCGTTGCGCGTGCTGCTCGTGGAGGACAACCCCATCAACCAGAAGGTGGGCCTGCGGCTGTTCCGCAAGCTCGGCTACGAGGCGCGCGTGGTGGGCAACGGCCTGGAGGCGCTCAACACCCTGGAGCGCGAGCCCCACGACGTCGTCTTCATGGACGTCCACATGCCGCACATGGACGGCCTGGAGGCCACCCGCCACGTCCGCGAGGCGCCGGAGCGGTATGGCCGGCCGCGCATCGTCGCCATGACGGCGAGCGCCATCCGCGAGGACCAGGAGCGCTGTCGCCAGGCGGGCATGGACGACTTCGTCACCAAGCCCGTGGATGCCTTCGTGCTCGTCGCCGCGCTGGAGCGCGCCTCCGGGCACCGCGACACGCGCGAGCCGCCCGCCTCGTCGAGCGCGCACCCGGACGCGCCCCCCTCCACGCCCGTGCTCGACCGGAGCGCGCTCGAGAAGCTGGAGATGCTCACCGGCGGCGAGCGCCAGGAGCTGGGCGCCCTGGTGCGCGACTTCCTGCGCAACGCCGGCAGGCACCTGGAGTCCTTCCAGGGCGCGGTGGAGGCGCGGGACACGGCCGGCCTCGCGCGCCACGCCCACAGCCTGCGCTCCAGCGCCGCGCTCTTCGGGGCCAGCCGCCTGGCCCGCGCGTGCGAGCACCTGGAGGAGCTGGCCCAGCGCGAGCCCATGGAGAAGCTGACGGGGAAGGTGGCCTCCGCCCTGCGCGACCACGAGGAGGCCCGGCTCGCCCTGGAGGCCGCCGTACCGGAGGCGCGCGCCCCGGGCGCCGAGCCGCCCCGCGGCTGA
- a CDS encoding condensation domain-containing protein: MRPKGAEGDVSSQSLTRLTSALSGARMPAHPDAIEDWVVEWLAYHWQRPPRAIDARRSLVEQGLDSLGAVALAHDLTRWLGLSLDVASLWRQRTIERLARWLASTAEELGAGPPPGDEDAAAPDGVVPASREQSRLWHLARGFPGRALHHVHFRLRFDGPLDVEALRRGLREVVRRHEALRTLFVEREGRLVQVVSPSLRPEMPLVDLSPRGGGGDGRGLASETFQRLDASLARAPFDPRREPLIRATLVRLGALTHVLLVTQHRLVTDATSLGVFMRELASLYRVFRAGIPLPLAAPECQPADVARRQRAWLGSEAAARQREYWRQRLTGSRPRVWSSRPRDVDPPPEGDTVCFELPAPLVAAARAVGSRVDATLFVTLSAVFAALLRRHSGQVDLVLGAEVANRESREAREVVGPLSNLVALRCDVSGNPSFHALLSRHLSTTLEALAHQRLPFDEVADLVAGEWGESRLQAACLFERAAPLDLTIPGLACELLTDTPDGSLPGTARFDLALLLREEPAGVRAALEYSTARFHREEVERLADAFLALLGALASTPDAGVDG; encoded by the coding sequence GTGAGACCCAAGGGCGCCGAAGGGGACGTGTCGAGCCAGAGCCTGACGCGCCTCACCTCGGCGCTCTCCGGGGCCCGCATGCCCGCCCACCCGGACGCCATCGAGGACTGGGTGGTGGAGTGGCTGGCCTACCACTGGCAAAGGCCTCCGCGCGCCATCGACGCGCGCCGGTCCCTGGTGGAGCAGGGGCTGGATTCGCTGGGCGCGGTGGCGTTGGCCCATGACCTGACGCGATGGCTGGGCCTGTCCCTGGACGTGGCGTCGCTGTGGCGCCAGCGCACCATCGAGAGGCTGGCGCGGTGGCTGGCCTCGACAGCGGAGGAGCTCGGAGCAGGTCCCCCTCCCGGTGACGAGGACGCCGCGGCGCCCGACGGGGTGGTGCCCGCGTCGCGGGAGCAGAGTCGGCTCTGGCACCTCGCGCGCGGGTTCCCCGGACGCGCGCTCCATCACGTCCACTTCCGCCTGCGCTTCGATGGCCCGCTCGACGTGGAGGCCCTGCGGCGAGGCTTGCGGGAGGTGGTGCGTCGGCACGAGGCGCTGCGGACGCTCTTCGTCGAGCGCGAGGGGCGGCTGGTGCAGGTGGTGTCGCCCTCGCTCCGGCCCGAGATGCCGCTCGTGGACCTGTCCCCGCGCGGGGGCGGCGGCGACGGACGGGGGCTCGCGTCGGAGACCTTCCAGCGGCTGGACGCGTCGCTGGCGCGCGCCCCTTTCGACCCCAGGCGCGAGCCGCTCATCCGCGCGACGCTGGTGCGGTTGGGCGCGCTCACGCACGTGCTGCTGGTGACGCAGCACCGGCTCGTCACGGACGCGACGTCGCTGGGCGTGTTCATGCGGGAGCTGGCGTCGCTGTACCGCGTCTTCCGCGCGGGGATTCCCCTGCCGCTGGCCGCGCCCGAGTGCCAGCCCGCGGACGTGGCGCGGCGCCAACGGGCGTGGCTGGGGAGCGAGGCCGCGGCGCGCCAGCGCGAGTACTGGCGCCAGCGTTTGACGGGCTCTCGGCCCCGGGTGTGGTCCTCCCGCCCGCGCGACGTGGACCCGCCGCCCGAGGGGGACACCGTCTGCTTCGAGCTCCCCGCGCCCCTGGTCGCCGCCGCGAGGGCCGTGGGGTCGCGCGTGGACGCGACGCTCTTCGTCACCTTGTCGGCCGTGTTCGCCGCGCTCCTGCGCCGGCACTCGGGGCAGGTCGACCTGGTGCTCGGCGCGGAGGTGGCCAACCGGGAGTCGCGCGAGGCGCGGGAGGTGGTGGGCCCGCTCTCCAACCTCGTCGCCCTGCGGTGTGACGTGTCGGGCAACCCGTCGTTCCACGCGCTGCTGTCGCGCCACCTCTCCACCACCCTGGAGGCCCTGGCCCATCAGCGGTTGCCCTTCGACGAGGTGGCCGACCTCGTGGCGGGGGAATGGGGCGAGTCGCGGCTCCAGGCCGCGTGCCTGTTCGAGCGCGCGGCCCCGCTCGACCTGACCATCCCCGGCCTGGCCTGCGAGCTGCTGACGGACACCCCGGATGGGTCGTTGCCCGGGACGGCGCGCTTCGACCTGGCCTTGCTGCTGCGGGAGGAACCGGCGGGCGTCCGCGCCGCCCTCGAATACTCCACCGCGCGGTTCCACCGCGAGGAGGTGGAGCGCCTGGCCGACGCCTTCCTCGCGCTGCTGGGCGCGCTGGCCTCCACGCCGGACGCGGGCGTGGACGGGTGA
- a CDS encoding glucosyltransferase domain-containing protein — protein MLLPWVVYGSAITHRYGLRDDYSILREAREEPGKILRVCGAMGRPLYGWLLERSTLAAGDIDGLAGMRALALAGLGLLSTAVFLVLRREGWRGVPAALLAALLGVIPSAQVVASWSICWPQPVALLASVAAFALARRGLEGPSAETAWRRWAFLVGGAVALGASALIYQASAPFFVVLLAAALVTRPFPDPRAAARTGVQYLCVLGGGLALAYALTRASFALGVFSPSPRMVFERHLLDKAGWFVSRVLPNALALIELNDTDAAPSGGYGPMVAFTLMLVAAGLVAVWRREGRVAVGTWLAALLLLSGAAFCVSFLAGERWPTYRTLYALTGVWCVFFVASAVRLGDAWPRGGPRVAAVLLALFVTLGAFLARQQALELFVQPQLRELALMQEGAAAVTPSRQTRVFVLTARQTDSSAPQRYLDEFGSVSVDTEWVAKELFQELVRERFPHEQDVRRLYRFAAGPGLPDRRAYDVLVDMRQQRLASPRPIQLAR, from the coding sequence ATGCTGCTGCCCTGGGTCGTCTACGGGAGCGCCATCACCCATCGCTACGGCCTGCGCGACGACTACTCCATCCTGCGCGAGGCGCGGGAGGAGCCCGGGAAGATCCTCCGGGTCTGCGGCGCCATGGGGCGGCCGCTGTATGGCTGGTTGTTGGAGCGGTCCACGCTCGCCGCGGGGGACATCGACGGCCTGGCCGGGATGCGGGCGCTGGCCCTGGCGGGGCTCGGGCTTCTTTCGACGGCGGTGTTCCTGGTGCTGCGCCGGGAGGGCTGGCGGGGCGTGCCCGCCGCGCTGCTGGCGGCGCTGCTGGGGGTGATTCCCTCCGCGCAGGTCGTCGCCAGCTGGAGCATCTGCTGGCCGCAGCCGGTGGCGCTGCTGGCCAGCGTGGCCGCGTTCGCGCTCGCGCGGCGGGGACTGGAGGGGCCCTCCGCAGAGACAGCGTGGCGGCGCTGGGCCTTCCTCGTGGGCGGCGCGGTGGCGCTCGGCGCGTCGGCGCTCATCTACCAGGCCAGCGCGCCGTTCTTCGTCGTGCTGCTGGCGGCGGCGCTGGTGACGCGCCCCTTCCCGGACCCGCGCGCGGCGGCGCGCACCGGTGTCCAGTACCTGTGCGTCCTGGGCGGTGGGCTGGCGCTGGCGTACGCCCTCACGCGGGCGAGCTTCGCGCTGGGCGTCTTCTCGCCGTCCCCGCGCATGGTGTTCGAGCGGCACCTGCTCGACAAGGCGGGCTGGTTCGTGTCGCGCGTGCTGCCCAACGCGCTGGCGCTCATCGAGCTCAACGACACGGACGCGGCGCCCTCCGGCGGCTACGGCCCCATGGTGGCCTTCACGCTGATGCTCGTCGCCGCGGGGCTCGTCGCCGTGTGGCGCCGGGAGGGGCGCGTGGCGGTGGGCACGTGGCTGGCGGCGCTGCTCCTCCTGTCCGGCGCCGCCTTCTGCGTCAGCTTCCTCGCCGGGGAGCGCTGGCCCACCTACCGCACCCTCTACGCCCTCACCGGCGTGTGGTGCGTCTTCTTCGTCGCGTCGGCGGTGCGCCTGGGGGACGCGTGGCCTCGCGGCGGGCCGCGCGTGGCGGCGGTGCTGCTGGCCCTGTTCGTGACGCTGGGCGCCTTCCTGGCGCGACAACAGGCCCTGGAGCTGTTCGTCCAGCCCCAGTTGCGTGAGCTGGCGCTGATGCAGGAGGGCGCCGCCGCCGTCACCCCCTCGCGCCAGACGCGCGTGTTCGTCCTCACCGCGCGGCAGACGGACTCGTCCGCGCCCCAGCGCTACCTGGACGAGTTCGGCTCCGTCTCCGTCGACACGGAGTGGGTGGCCAAGGAGCTGTTCCAGGAGCTGGTGCGCGAGCGCTTCCCCCACGAACAGGACGTGCGTCGCCTCTACCGCTTCGCCGCCGGCCCTGGCCTGCCCGACCGGCGGGCCTATGACGTGCTGGTCGACATGCGCCAGCAGCGGCTCGCGTCGCCGCGCCCCATCCAGCTCGCCCGCTAG
- a CDS encoding carbonic anhydrase: protein MPSYAQIFENNRRWAAEKTQGDPHYFERLSAEHNPEYLYIGCSDSRVPANEIMGVEPGDVFVHRNVANLVNNVDLNVMSVINYAVRHLSVKRIIVCGHYGCQGVKAAMQPRDLGILNPWLRNVRDVYRLHKAELDALADPEARYARLVELNVTEQCISIIKTAAVQRSYVDKGFPTVHGWVFDMRTGLLEDLELDFPKLLRDVQEVYNLTDKDSIF, encoded by the coding sequence GTGCCATCCTACGCGCAGATTTTCGAGAACAACCGCCGCTGGGCCGCCGAGAAGACGCAGGGCGACCCCCACTACTTCGAACGCCTCTCCGCGGAGCACAACCCGGAGTACCTCTACATCGGCTGCTCCGACAGCCGGGTGCCCGCCAACGAAATCATGGGCGTGGAGCCCGGGGACGTCTTCGTCCACCGCAACGTGGCGAACCTGGTCAACAACGTCGACCTGAACGTCATGTCGGTCATCAACTACGCCGTGCGCCACCTCTCGGTGAAGCGCATCATCGTCTGCGGCCACTACGGCTGCCAGGGCGTGAAGGCCGCCATGCAGCCCCGGGACCTGGGCATCCTCAACCCGTGGCTGCGCAACGTGCGCGACGTGTACCGCCTGCACAAGGCGGAGCTGGACGCGCTCGCGGACCCGGAGGCCCGCTACGCCCGGCTGGTGGAGCTCAACGTCACCGAGCAGTGCATCAGCATCATCAAGACGGCGGCCGTGCAGCGCAGCTACGTGGACAAGGGCTTCCCCACGGTGCACGGCTGGGTCTTCGACATGCGCACGGGCCTCCTGGAGGACCTGGAGCTGGACTTCCCCAAGCTGCTGCGCGACGTCCAGGAGGTCTACAACCTCACCGACAAGGACTCCATCTTCTAG
- a CDS encoding ABC transporter permease — protein sequence MNLAHDFRLALRKLRGSPGFTLVAVLTLALGVGANSAIFSVVDAVLLRPLPMDDAERLVRLYNPDSTSKEGPSSSPDFLDMQERTRSFSGMVAVRHHQLSLGSAGAEPERLVGTWTSPDLFEVMGAPVKLGRGLSLADAQPGAERVIVLSHGLWQGRFGGAPDIIGRTVQLGGENRTVVGVAREGFDFPQRSQLWVPIVYDEDFTGADSRSSHSWRVYARLKPGVTLEAARADVAEVARRLAVEYPASNTGVGASLVPLRDALVGNVRPALLILLGAVGLVLLIACANLSNLLLARAVGRRGELSVRMALGASRGHVVRQLLVESGVLAGLGALLGMLFAGWMLDVLLALAPRNIPGLERVVIDGRVLGFACALGLATALLFGLVPALQASRQNPATSLREVGAKGGTRGGGAARNVLIVVETALAVVLLVGGGLLLKSFQKLKDADPGFQAEGVLSFELELPESTYPWAGPATQRFYEGLLERLRALPGVEAAGAIQGLPLSGSNMATSLRDLALPEAAPGEDWISQVHIVTPGYAQTLRMRLVRGRLLDEGDGAAPGHRAVVISEEAARRFWPGVDPLGREVELGVNYGRGSFGGRIVGIVGDVSHEGIEKDPFPQVYVPFTQALGSRMTVVLRTQGDALRLAAQVREEVKALDSGLPLGNVRTLEALVGGALAQPRFFMLVTTSFAVLALLLAAVGLSGVIAHAVSHRTREFGIRMALGARTGELMALVMRQYLRLTSYGLVIGLGLALGVSRLMAGMVYGVGASDPLTYLGVTVLLALVALVASYVPAMRVARVDPIIALRQE from the coding sequence ATGAACCTCGCTCACGACTTCCGCCTCGCGCTGCGCAAGCTCCGCGGCAGCCCGGGCTTCACGTTGGTGGCGGTGCTGACGCTGGCGCTCGGGGTGGGCGCCAACAGCGCCATCTTCAGCGTGGTGGACGCGGTGCTCCTGCGCCCGCTGCCCATGGATGACGCCGAGCGGCTGGTGCGCCTGTACAACCCGGACTCGACGTCGAAGGAGGGGCCCTCGTCGTCGCCCGACTTCCTCGACATGCAAGAGCGCACCCGGAGCTTCTCCGGCATGGTGGCCGTGCGCCACCATCAGCTGAGCCTGGGCAGCGCGGGCGCGGAGCCGGAGCGGCTGGTGGGGACGTGGACGTCCCCGGACCTCTTCGAGGTGATGGGGGCGCCCGTGAAGCTCGGGCGGGGGCTGTCGCTCGCGGACGCCCAGCCCGGGGCCGAGCGCGTCATCGTGCTGTCCCACGGGCTGTGGCAGGGGCGCTTCGGCGGAGCCCCGGACATCATCGGCCGCACCGTCCAGCTCGGAGGCGAGAACCGGACCGTGGTGGGCGTGGCGCGCGAGGGCTTCGACTTCCCCCAGCGCTCCCAGCTCTGGGTGCCCATCGTCTACGACGAGGACTTCACCGGCGCGGACAGCCGGAGCAGCCACTCCTGGCGCGTCTACGCGCGGCTCAAGCCCGGCGTGACGCTGGAGGCGGCCAGGGCGGACGTGGCCGAGGTGGCGCGGCGGCTGGCGGTGGAGTACCCCGCCTCCAACACGGGCGTGGGCGCCAGCCTGGTGCCGCTGCGCGACGCGCTGGTGGGCAACGTGCGCCCGGCGCTGCTCATCCTGCTCGGCGCGGTGGGGCTGGTGCTCCTCATCGCCTGCGCGAACCTGTCCAACCTGCTGCTGGCGCGCGCGGTGGGCCGCCGGGGCGAGCTGTCGGTGCGCATGGCGCTGGGCGCCAGCCGGGGGCACGTCGTCCGCCAGTTGCTCGTCGAGAGCGGCGTGCTCGCGGGGCTGGGCGCCCTGCTCGGCATGTTGTTCGCCGGGTGGATGCTGGACGTGCTGCTGGCGCTGGCGCCGCGCAACATCCCCGGGCTGGAGCGGGTGGTCATCGACGGGCGCGTGCTGGGCTTCGCCTGCGCGCTGGGGCTGGCCACGGCGCTGTTGTTCGGCCTGGTGCCCGCGCTCCAGGCGTCACGGCAGAACCCCGCGACCAGCCTCCGCGAGGTGGGCGCCAAGGGCGGCACGCGCGGCGGCGGCGCCGCGCGCAACGTGCTCATCGTCGTGGAGACGGCGCTGGCGGTGGTCCTGCTCGTGGGAGGAGGGCTGCTCCTCAAGAGCTTCCAGAAGCTGAAGGACGCGGACCCGGGCTTCCAGGCGGAGGGGGTGCTGTCGTTCGAGCTGGAGCTGCCGGAGAGCACCTATCCGTGGGCGGGCCCCGCGACCCAGCGGTTCTACGAGGGGTTGCTGGAGCGGCTGCGCGCGCTGCCCGGCGTGGAGGCCGCGGGCGCCATCCAGGGGCTGCCCCTGAGCGGCAGCAACATGGCCACCAGCCTCCGCGACCTGGCCCTGCCGGAGGCCGCGCCAGGAGAGGACTGGATTTCGCAGGTCCACATCGTCACGCCCGGCTACGCGCAGACGCTGCGCATGCGGCTGGTGCGCGGACGGCTGCTGGACGAGGGCGACGGCGCCGCGCCGGGGCACCGCGCGGTGGTCATCAGCGAGGAGGCGGCCCGGCGCTTCTGGCCCGGCGTGGATCCGCTGGGGCGCGAGGTGGAGCTGGGCGTCAACTACGGCCGGGGCAGCTTCGGCGGTCGCATCGTGGGCATCGTCGGCGACGTGAGCCACGAGGGCATCGAGAAGGACCCGTTCCCCCAGGTATACGTGCCCTTCACCCAGGCGCTCGGCAGCCGGATGACGGTGGTGCTGCGCACCCAGGGGGATGCGCTGCGGCTGGCGGCGCAGGTGCGCGAGGAGGTGAAGGCGCTGGACTCGGGCCTGCCGCTGGGCAACGTGCGCACCCTGGAGGCGTTGGTGGGCGGGGCGCTGGCGCAGCCGCGCTTCTTCATGCTGGTGACCACCAGCTTCGCGGTGCTGGCGCTGCTGCTGGCGGCGGTGGGGTTGTCGGGCGTCATCGCCCACGCGGTGAGCCACCGCACGCGCGAGTTCGGCATCCGCATGGCGCTGGGCGCGCGCACCGGGGAGCTGATGGCCCTGGTGATGCGGCAGTACCTGCGGCTGACCTCGTACGGGCTCGTCATCGGCCTGGGGCTGGCGCTGGGCGTCAGCCGGCTGATGGCGGGCATGGTCTACGGCGTCGGCGCGTCCGACCCGCTGACGTACCTGGGGGTGACGGTCCTCCTGGCGCTGGTGGCGCTGGTCGCCAGCTACGTGCCGGCGATGCGCGTGGCGCGCGTGGACCCCATCATCGCGCTGCGCCAGGAGTGA